The Planctomycetia bacterium genome window below encodes:
- a CDS encoding HEAT repeat domain-containing protein, with product MPSLSHLLRRFVFGVATYVVAAELVSLGSPTATAAQPAAPIKSAGAAHGAPRGLQFRDEATAAAERTARNTPTAEIQLVAAEEEIVADAPKEAEPVPPSTGEAQWIWSPTQAPGVVPKGAVLFRKWFNSSAPELAFVQITCDDRYDVYVNGRLVGTGKDWHKMQSFDLMPFLLEGRNLIAVKAENLDGATGGLTARVIVKRKGGAEVGYSTDESWLTTTVESLGWEKNKGDDSKWLKARSLGELGVAKPWLDNITADDGSSTRRFTVAKDFRIERVVSPLDTGSLLTFTFNEWGEIYAAREQGPILLIVDSNKDGVPDKVTEYCAAVQSCQGLLALNGQVYALGMGPDGCALYRIADENQDGKGEKVQKLVEFDGKPGEHGPHGLSLGPDGLIYAMIGNHSQAKGIAPKGSPYHDYYEGDLLTPKYEDPGGHAVGIRSPGGTVLRLDSEGKNIQLYSGGFRNAYDLAFNREGELFTFDSDMEWDEGLPWYRPTRLDHVYAGSEHGWRSGWSTWPDYHLDTVPPAATAGRGSPTGLEFYNHNRYPQSYNNALFACDWSQGEIIAFKPKASGSGYTSEGEVFVRGRPLAVTDVAVGPDGWLYFTTGGRGTEGGVNRVVYTGVQPTQPKLTGVAQAVRQPQLQAAWARQNVALLQEQNKEAWAPQLLSVASNATNRHEDRVRALDLLQLYGPFPELEFLTKLTRDPQPQVRKKAAYLLGIHAEPTGGGALVLCLRDPDPAVRRQACESLVRGAFLPPPEPLLPLLADTDRAVAFSARLALEQLPVENWKKLVLETKNVNVFFCGSVALMRMSPDRETALAVLRRGSQTLAGELTDNEFLDLLRTIEIALERGKITGEDVPALRKQLAEEYPAGELRMNRELLKILGYMNEPTIIPRMVAFLKSDAPQLEKIPVALMSRFITSGWTIEQKLVVFEFYEKARKFEGGYSLKGYFDNVCRDFCKDLTPREKLVLLSYGVRHPSNAFALLASLEKVEGDLIPMLVELDKRLPQNPTEEARKLQTGVIAVLGEAKDERGMVYLREAFEKQPERRVDLAMGLAQQADGENYPLLLRSLAIVDGVAAQEVMLQLAKVDRKPESPEAVRQAILCGLRLGDEGASTALALLQKWTGQNFAAAPGTKWNTALASYQQWFTKTYPDLPPATPPKTETASRYSLEELTAFLAESSTKGDATHGAAIFEKTSCVKCHRFGNRGEAVGPDLSAVAQRFTRKEILESILYPSQVISDQYSSKIVTTVDGKTLSGIVAPSGSDSVVVLQANGEKTVIANKDVESTSPGKKSSMPEGLLNSLQLQDVADLFAYFNSNGPTPSNIAAPAARQTTADNKNQSRRPTTTRK from the coding sequence ATGCCGTCGCTTTCGCACTTGCTTCGACGTTTCGTCTTCGGTGTCGCGACTTACGTCGTGGCCGCCGAACTGGTCTCGCTCGGTTCGCCTACGGCCACGGCCGCCCAGCCGGCCGCGCCGATCAAGTCGGCAGGTGCGGCCCATGGTGCGCCGCGCGGTTTGCAATTTCGCGACGAAGCGACCGCCGCCGCCGAGCGCACGGCCCGCAATACACCTACCGCCGAGATCCAACTCGTCGCGGCCGAAGAAGAGATCGTCGCCGATGCCCCGAAGGAAGCCGAACCGGTTCCTCCTTCGACCGGCGAAGCGCAATGGATTTGGTCTCCCACGCAAGCCCCCGGCGTCGTGCCGAAAGGGGCCGTGCTGTTTCGCAAATGGTTCAACAGCTCGGCGCCTGAATTGGCGTTCGTGCAGATCACGTGCGACGACCGCTACGACGTCTACGTCAACGGCCGGCTCGTCGGCACGGGCAAAGACTGGCACAAGATGCAATCGTTCGACCTGATGCCGTTTCTGCTCGAAGGTCGGAACCTGATCGCCGTGAAAGCGGAAAACCTCGACGGCGCCACCGGTGGTCTCACGGCGCGCGTGATCGTGAAACGCAAGGGAGGCGCGGAAGTCGGCTACAGCACCGACGAATCGTGGCTCACGACGACGGTCGAATCGCTCGGTTGGGAAAAGAACAAGGGGGACGACTCGAAGTGGCTCAAGGCGCGCAGCCTCGGCGAGCTCGGCGTCGCCAAGCCGTGGCTCGACAACATCACGGCCGACGACGGCTCTTCGACCCGCCGCTTCACGGTCGCGAAAGATTTCCGCATCGAACGCGTCGTGTCGCCGCTCGATACCGGTTCGCTGCTGACGTTCACGTTCAACGAATGGGGCGAGATCTACGCCGCCCGCGAGCAAGGGCCGATCCTGTTGATCGTCGATTCGAACAAAGACGGCGTCCCCGATAAGGTCACGGAATACTGCGCGGCGGTGCAAAGCTGCCAAGGTTTGCTCGCGCTCAACGGCCAAGTGTATGCGCTCGGCATGGGCCCCGATGGTTGCGCGCTCTACCGCATCGCCGATGAAAACCAAGACGGCAAGGGTGAGAAAGTTCAGAAGCTCGTCGAGTTCGACGGCAAGCCCGGCGAGCACGGCCCGCACGGCCTGTCGCTTGGGCCCGACGGTTTGATCTACGCGATGATCGGCAACCATTCGCAAGCCAAGGGAATCGCGCCGAAGGGGAGCCCGTACCACGACTACTACGAAGGGGATTTGCTCACGCCGAAGTACGAAGATCCGGGGGGCCACGCCGTCGGCATTCGTTCGCCGGGCGGAACCGTCTTGCGACTCGACTCCGAAGGGAAGAACATCCAGCTCTATTCCGGCGGCTTCCGCAATGCCTACGATTTGGCATTCAATCGTGAAGGGGAACTCTTCACCTTCGATAGCGATATGGAATGGGACGAAGGTTTGCCGTGGTACCGCCCGACGCGGCTCGATCACGTTTACGCCGGCAGCGAACATGGCTGGCGCAGCGGTTGGTCGACCTGGCCCGACTACCACCTCGACACGGTTCCTCCGGCGGCGACCGCCGGCCGGGGCTCGCCGACGGGCCTCGAGTTCTACAACCACAATCGCTATCCGCAGTCGTACAACAACGCCCTCTTCGCTTGCGATTGGTCGCAAGGTGAGATCATTGCGTTCAAGCCGAAAGCTTCCGGCAGCGGGTACACGAGCGAGGGCGAAGTGTTCGTTCGCGGTCGTCCGTTGGCGGTGACCGATGTGGCCGTCGGGCCCGACGGTTGGTTGTATTTCACCACCGGTGGACGCGGAACCGAAGGGGGCGTCAATCGCGTGGTGTATACCGGCGTGCAACCGACGCAACCGAAACTGACCGGCGTTGCGCAAGCCGTGCGCCAACCGCAATTGCAAGCGGCTTGGGCCCGCCAGAACGTCGCTCTGTTGCAAGAACAAAACAAGGAAGCTTGGGCTCCGCAATTGCTTTCCGTCGCCTCGAATGCCACGAACCGGCACGAAGATCGGGTCCGGGCGTTGGACTTGCTGCAACTCTACGGGCCGTTTCCCGAGCTCGAATTCCTGACGAAGCTCACGCGGGATCCGCAGCCGCAAGTGCGCAAGAAGGCGGCGTACTTGCTCGGCATTCACGCCGAGCCGACCGGTGGTGGCGCGCTTGTGCTCTGCTTGCGCGATCCCGATCCCGCGGTCCGTCGGCAAGCTTGCGAATCGTTGGTGCGCGGCGCGTTCTTGCCGCCCCCGGAACCGTTGTTGCCGCTGCTTGCCGATACGGATCGGGCCGTCGCTTTCTCGGCACGGCTGGCGCTGGAGCAGCTTCCCGTCGAGAATTGGAAGAAGCTGGTTTTGGAGACGAAGAACGTCAACGTGTTCTTCTGCGGCTCCGTAGCGCTGATGCGCATGAGCCCCGATCGCGAGACGGCGCTGGCCGTATTGCGGCGCGGCAGCCAAACGCTGGCCGGCGAACTGACCGACAACGAATTCCTCGACTTACTCCGCACGATCGAGATCGCGCTCGAGCGCGGCAAGATCACGGGCGAAGACGTGCCTGCCTTGCGCAAGCAACTCGCCGAAGAATATCCGGCGGGCGAGCTGCGCATGAATCGCGAGTTGCTGAAGATTCTCGGCTACATGAACGAGCCGACGATCATTCCGCGCATGGTCGCGTTTCTGAAGAGCGACGCTCCGCAGTTGGAAAAGATTCCCGTGGCGCTGATGTCGCGCTTCATCACGAGCGGCTGGACCATCGAGCAGAAGCTCGTCGTCTTCGAGTTCTACGAGAAGGCGCGGAAGTTCGAAGGGGGCTACAGTCTGAAGGGCTACTTCGACAACGTCTGCCGCGACTTCTGCAAAGACCTCACTCCGCGCGAGAAGCTCGTCTTGTTGTCGTACGGCGTGCGCCACCCGAGCAACGCTTTCGCGCTGTTGGCATCGCTGGAAAAAGTCGAAGGGGACTTGATTCCGATGCTCGTCGAGCTCGACAAACGCTTGCCGCAGAACCCGACCGAAGAAGCCCGCAAGCTTCAGACCGGCGTGATCGCCGTGCTTGGAGAAGCGAAAGACGAACGGGGCATGGTCTACTTGCGCGAAGCGTTCGAGAAGCAACCGGAGCGCCGCGTCGACCTCGCGATGGGCTTGGCTCAACAGGCCGATGGAGAGAACTACCCGCTGTTGCTCCGTTCGTTGGCGATCGTCGACGGCGTGGCCGCGCAGGAAGTGATGTTGCAACTCGCCAAGGTCGACCGCAAGCCGGAATCGCCCGAAGCGGTGCGGCAAGCGATTCTCTGCGGCTTGCGACTCGGCGACGAAGGGGCTTCGACGGCCCTGGCCTTGTTGCAGAAATGGACCGGACAAAACTTCGCCGCTGCGCCGGGCACCAAATGGAATACGGCGTTGGCGAGCTACCAACAATGGTTCACGAAAACCTATCCCGACCTCCCGCCGGCGACTCCGCCGAAGACCGAAACCGCGTCTCGCTACTCGCTCGAAGAGCTCACCGCCTTCCTCGCCGAGTCGAGCACGAAGGGAGATGCTACGCACGGAGCGGCGATCTTCGAGAAGACGAGCTGCGTGAAGTGCCATCGGTTCGGCAATCGGGGCGAAGCGGTCGGCCCGGATCTTTCGGCCGTCGCGCAGCGCTTCACGCGGAAGGAGATTCTCGAATCGATTCTCTATCCGTCGCAGGTCATCTCCGATCAATACTCGAGCAAGATCGTGACGACGGTCGACGGCAAGACGCTGTCGGGCATCGTCGCGCCGTCCGGAAGCGATTCGGTCGTCGTGCTGCAAGCCAACGGCGAGAAGACGGTCATCGCGAATAAGGATGTCGAGTCGACCTCGCCGGGCAAGAAGTCGTCGATGCCGGAAGGGTTGTTGAACTCGCTGCAATTGCAAGACGTGGCCGACTTGTTCGCATACTTCAACTCGAACGGCCCGACCCCGTCGAACATCGCCGCCCCGGCCGCGCGCCAAACGACGGCCGACAACAAGAACCAATCGCGAAGACCGACGACGACGCGGAAGTAG
- a CDS encoding helix-turn-helix domain-containing protein yields MCRRIQTIHLGDQDYVILPRVEYERLTTLAKAIELPPLPKANAVGNFPALEFTRALLARVIIRDRVAAGLSQKDLASKAGVRVETLCRLETGKVTPSLSTIKKIDNVLKQLSKVRLDKARSHGASEADQAKTKKRK; encoded by the coding sequence ATGTGTAGGCGAATCCAAACGATCCATTTAGGCGACCAAGATTATGTCATCTTGCCGCGAGTCGAATACGAGCGTCTTACCACGTTGGCAAAGGCGATCGAACTTCCTCCGTTGCCGAAGGCAAATGCCGTGGGCAACTTCCCGGCCTTGGAGTTTACTCGCGCTTTGCTGGCGCGCGTTATCATTCGCGATCGCGTTGCGGCCGGTCTGAGTCAAAAAGACTTGGCGAGCAAAGCCGGTGTGCGGGTCGAAACTCTTTGTCGACTCGAAACGGGCAAAGTCACGCCGTCGTTGAGTACGATTAAGAAAATCGATAACGTGCTGAAGCAACTCTCCAAGGTCCGCTTGGATAAAGCTCGTTCACACGGTGCATCCGAGGCCGACCAAGCTAAGACCAAGAAGAGAAAGTAA
- a CDS encoding TIM barrel protein, which translates to MSHDHDARSVHDTAAKFPRRRLIRSAVVGAAGLALAAPSAAPAAETYRIKNDRIQQSIVPWCYRPLTVPQLAKMGLELGYKSIELIPATEWPLLKELGLKCAIAGSHGFKVGFAHTEEHEQCIKVLRDQIDLSAAHGVPSVITFSGMRRGLTTDDALKNMVSGLKKIVGYAEEKKVTLCLEMLNSRVDVEMKGHPDYFCDDMDQSIEIVKQVGSPRMKVLFDIYHVQIMQGDVITRIRKYHEYIGHYHTAGNPGRNEIGDGQEINYPGIMRAIVDTKYTGYVGQEFIPIGDTYASLVEAARLCDV; encoded by the coding sequence ATGTCGCACGATCACGATGCCCGTTCCGTTCACGACACGGCCGCGAAGTTTCCGCGCCGCCGCCTGATTCGCTCGGCCGTCGTTGGAGCGGCCGGCCTGGCGTTAGCTGCGCCAAGCGCAGCCCCGGCCGCCGAAACCTATCGGATCAAGAACGATCGAATTCAACAGTCGATCGTGCCATGGTGTTATCGTCCGCTGACGGTGCCGCAACTGGCGAAGATGGGCCTTGAGCTCGGCTATAAGTCGATCGAATTGATTCCGGCGACGGAATGGCCGCTGTTGAAGGAGCTCGGGCTCAAGTGCGCCATCGCCGGGAGCCACGGCTTCAAGGTCGGCTTTGCGCATACGGAAGAGCATGAGCAGTGCATCAAAGTCTTGCGCGACCAGATCGACTTATCTGCCGCGCACGGCGTGCCGAGCGTCATTACGTTCTCCGGCATGCGCCGCGGCCTCACGACCGACGACGCTCTGAAGAACATGGTGTCGGGCCTGAAGAAGATCGTCGGCTATGCGGAAGAGAAGAAAGTGACCCTCTGCCTCGAGATGCTCAACTCGCGGGTCGATGTCGAGATGAAAGGGCATCCCGACTATTTTTGCGACGACATGGATCAGAGCATCGAGATCGTGAAGCAAGTCGGATCGCCGCGCATGAAGGTGCTGTTCGACATCTATCACGTGCAGATCATGCAAGGCGACGTCATCACGCGTATTCGGAAATATCACGAATACATCGGCCACTACCACACGGCCGGCAACCCAGGCCGCAACGAAATCGGCGACGGCCAAGAGATCAACTATCCGGGAATCATGCGAGCGATCGTCGACACGAAATACACGGGCTACGTCGGCCAAGAATTCATCCCGATCGGCGACACGTATGCCTCGCTGGTGGAAGCCGCTCGGCTGTGCGATGTGTAG
- a CDS encoding family 10 glycosylhydrolase, with product MLGHGRPPTATLIGIARASIALGLLCGLANLRTHGAPPPAEPPAPSASTTNAVAAPAAPKAASVVSLNLRFEWGGGTAQPYAGTIEMVDGKVSHPHVLGLEVDEPGSMYIEDERLKIEPRADRVYDGVDVTIAGPADGKLLVTLQCGADRNAAPVRVEVPLLSILHDTFHAPLNDGGGNRISVRRAPGDRLRVRYVYNALIFKPGELMQVELQPHLLGLAPAAQLRLTASLQPARQAKSLWSDSIDVTAPLNDGDWNRIPLSLRLPDAEGVYDVVLELQQPSLTTRLNLTAPIERRRIQFVVLSPQPAARPQHGEAPQPSVLMEIDPASPGWWDRTKALTATTIPSLKRGPLGNCKPALRRSATGTYTELPPSKKIEPSDSKAWYESHLNLAWQAYPIPVAQPGQPHILEIEYPSDVAQSLGISLVEPNAAGAVTPIGVDSGLFLDEGDVERVERKLTRRIVVWPQTATPLIVVMNRRRDAPAVYGKLRLLGSRAPSIVALPWGAREAASLPHAHLPEARADGRLLAAYYDRPLFPENFSSGPTLDGAGGESARCLDDWVTFYEGSRRLVEYLTYVGYNGAMITAAADGSAIYPSRHFESTPRYDDGIFFADGQDPTRKDVLELLMRMFDREGLRLIPAVQFASRLPQLEAVRRDGLRTLGVDPLRPQRAAPRTMDVAKSPYDPLKPRVEQEMTAILAELNQRYGTHSSFAGVAIQLSPDGYTQHFGSDWGADSDTLRSFAQETNLNLPANLSARDLAVAVVDDHRTAWLAWRAEKVARLYGRLHAAIAKESSRRLYLVAAHAWESRDAQARLQPTLGTPIVPEQALLESGLDPVRLSKVPGVVWMRSYVSKPVDALVDQGAMLELNRSEAMDKVAAEQPWPTSLIFYEPQSARLDSLEKQSPYQPIAARFFTHALPGAGKQRRAMVHQLAALDTAASFQGGWLLPLGEEDDMRKLAGVLRALPAEKFATVPSGRTFVTIRTLTRDDRTYYYLVNDAPWPATVTLDMTASPNTVWRGFGSGAAQTGWISDDTGRKWQAKLEPYDVVGGMFLEPNVAASQPRIEVADEVSEMLTKRIRDLWLHTANIQRASSFVRIVNPGFEPTVAKAMPSAPPTAPATGWRHVAGDGGLKIETVRQRSGVQCALFVSGESGGAIQSDPITVGPSGRVALSVWLRKASTEQPRLRLAFEGRLIGSEEVQSFYRFASVGGGPNAAPLDHEWRQFLFQVHDLPTTGLADLRIRFELSGPGEVLLDDVAVTDLDFTDAERLELSKVITLAEFKLQKGEIGECARLLDGYWPRFLRAYVPTAATDGSKLVGDGSGTGEQTGVPSYPQTNSGGEVPLTARAPAPAAPAAEPAPGIRDRMRRFVPDWLR from the coding sequence ATGCTCGGACACGGACGTCCGCCCACGGCGACGCTGATCGGAATCGCTCGCGCATCGATAGCCTTAGGGCTTCTTTGCGGCTTGGCGAATCTGCGCACGCACGGCGCGCCACCCCCTGCCGAGCCGCCCGCGCCTAGTGCCTCGACCACGAACGCCGTTGCCGCGCCTGCCGCACCGAAGGCGGCGAGCGTCGTCTCGCTGAACTTGCGTTTCGAATGGGGCGGCGGCACCGCGCAGCCGTATGCCGGAACGATCGAGATGGTCGACGGCAAGGTCTCTCACCCTCACGTGCTTGGGCTCGAAGTCGATGAACCGGGCTCGATGTACATCGAAGATGAGCGACTGAAGATCGAGCCGCGCGCCGATCGCGTTTACGACGGCGTCGACGTCACCATTGCCGGGCCCGCCGACGGCAAACTGCTCGTCACGTTGCAATGCGGAGCCGATCGCAATGCCGCGCCGGTGCGCGTCGAAGTGCCGCTCCTCTCGATCTTGCACGACACGTTTCATGCCCCGCTGAACGATGGCGGAGGGAATCGGATTTCGGTGCGCCGCGCGCCGGGAGATCGGTTACGCGTCCGCTATGTTTATAACGCTTTGATCTTCAAGCCGGGTGAGTTGATGCAGGTCGAGCTGCAGCCGCATCTGCTCGGCTTGGCGCCGGCCGCGCAGCTGCGTCTCACGGCATCGTTGCAACCGGCTCGACAAGCGAAGTCGCTCTGGTCCGATTCGATCGACGTGACGGCACCGTTGAACGACGGCGATTGGAATCGCATTCCGCTGTCGCTTCGCCTGCCCGACGCGGAAGGGGTTTACGACGTCGTTTTAGAACTCCAGCAACCGAGCCTGACGACGCGCCTCAATCTCACCGCGCCGATCGAACGCCGCCGCATTCAGTTCGTCGTCTTGTCGCCGCAGCCCGCGGCTAGGCCGCAGCACGGCGAAGCCCCTCAGCCGAGCGTGCTCATGGAGATCGATCCGGCGAGCCCCGGCTGGTGGGATCGAACGAAAGCCCTCACGGCGACGACGATTCCGAGCCTCAAGCGAGGGCCGTTGGGCAATTGCAAACCTGCGCTCCGTCGTTCGGCGACGGGCACCTACACCGAGCTACCGCCGTCGAAGAAGATCGAGCCGAGCGACTCGAAGGCTTGGTACGAATCGCATCTGAACCTCGCGTGGCAAGCGTATCCGATCCCGGTCGCTCAGCCCGGCCAGCCGCACATCCTGGAGATCGAGTACCCTTCTGACGTCGCGCAATCGCTCGGCATCAGCTTGGTCGAGCCGAATGCGGCAGGCGCGGTCACGCCGATCGGGGTCGACTCCGGCCTGTTCCTCGACGAAGGGGATGTCGAACGAGTCGAACGTAAGTTGACGCGCCGCATCGTCGTTTGGCCGCAAACCGCGACGCCGCTCATCGTCGTGATGAATCGCCGGCGCGACGCTCCGGCCGTGTACGGCAAGCTGCGGCTCTTGGGTTCGCGCGCGCCGTCGATCGTGGCGCTACCGTGGGGAGCGCGCGAGGCGGCGTCGCTGCCGCATGCGCACCTGCCCGAAGCCCGAGCCGACGGCCGGCTGCTGGCCGCGTACTACGATCGGCCGTTGTTTCCCGAAAACTTCTCGAGCGGGCCGACGCTCGATGGCGCGGGCGGCGAATCGGCCCGTTGCCTCGACGATTGGGTGACGTTCTACGAAGGGTCGCGCCGGCTCGTCGAATACCTCACGTATGTCGGCTACAACGGCGCGATGATCACGGCCGCAGCCGATGGGAGCGCGATCTACCCGAGCCGACATTTCGAATCGACCCCTCGCTACGACGACGGGATCTTCTTCGCCGACGGACAAGATCCGACGCGCAAGGATGTGCTCGAGCTGTTGATGCGGATGTTCGACCGCGAGGGCTTGCGGCTGATTCCGGCAGTGCAGTTCGCTTCGCGACTGCCGCAGCTCGAAGCGGTGCGCCGCGACGGTCTGCGCACGCTCGGCGTCGACCCGCTCCGTCCGCAACGGGCCGCGCCGCGCACGATGGACGTCGCGAAGTCGCCGTACGATCCGTTAAAGCCGCGCGTCGAACAAGAAATGACCGCGATCTTGGCCGAGTTGAATCAACGCTACGGCACGCACTCTTCGTTCGCGGGGGTCGCGATCCAACTCTCTCCGGATGGCTATACGCAACACTTCGGCAGCGATTGGGGAGCCGATTCGGATACGCTACGAAGTTTCGCGCAAGAGACGAACTTGAACTTGCCTGCGAATCTTTCCGCCCGCGATTTGGCCGTCGCCGTCGTCGACGACCATCGCACGGCGTGGCTTGCTTGGCGCGCGGAGAAGGTCGCTCGGTTATACGGCCGACTGCATGCCGCGATCGCGAAGGAAAGCTCGCGGCGATTGTATCTCGTCGCGGCGCATGCTTGGGAGAGCCGCGATGCGCAGGCCCGGCTTCAGCCGACGCTCGGCACTCCGATCGTTCCCGAACAAGCGCTGCTCGAGTCGGGTCTCGATCCCGTTCGCTTGAGCAAAGTTCCGGGCGTCGTGTGGATGCGCTCCTATGTGTCGAAGCCGGTCGACGCGCTGGTCGACCAAGGGGCGATGCTTGAACTCAATCGTTCCGAGGCGATGGACAAAGTTGCGGCCGAGCAGCCTTGGCCGACCAGCCTGATCTTCTACGAGCCGCAATCGGCGCGGCTCGACTCGCTCGAAAAGCAAAGCCCGTATCAGCCGATCGCGGCCCGCTTCTTCACGCATGCGCTTCCGGGTGCCGGGAAGCAACGGCGCGCGATGGTGCATCAACTGGCCGCGCTCGACACTGCGGCATCGTTTCAAGGAGGCTGGCTCCTGCCGCTCGGCGAAGAAGACGACATGCGCAAGCTTGCCGGAGTCTTGCGAGCGCTGCCGGCCGAGAAGTTCGCGACCGTGCCGAGCGGTCGGACGTTCGTCACGATTCGCACCCTGACGCGCGACGATCGAACCTATTACTACCTCGTCAACGATGCCCCTTGGCCGGCGACCGTCACGCTCGACATGACCGCTTCGCCCAATACTGTTTGGCGCGGCTTCGGCTCGGGTGCCGCGCAGACCGGTTGGATTTCCGACGATACCGGTCGCAAATGGCAAGCGAAGTTGGAACCCTACGACGTCGTCGGCGGAATGTTCTTAGAGCCGAACGTCGCGGCGTCGCAGCCTCGGATCGAGGTCGCTGACGAAGTCTCCGAGATGTTGACGAAGCGTATTCGCGATCTTTGGCTGCACACCGCGAACATCCAGCGGGCGTCGTCGTTCGTAAGAATCGTGAACCCGGGCTTCGAGCCGACCGTGGCGAAAGCCATGCCTTCCGCCCCTCCGACCGCGCCCGCGACCGGTTGGCGGCATGTCGCGGGAGACGGCGGCTTGAAGATCGAAACCGTGCGGCAACGAAGCGGCGTGCAATGCGCGCTGTTCGTCAGCGGCGAGTCGGGGGGCGCGATCCAGAGCGATCCGATCACGGTCGGCCCGAGCGGCCGCGTGGCGCTATCGGTGTGGTTGCGCAAAGCATCGACGGAGCAACCGCGACTTCGCTTGGCCTTCGAAGGGCGCTTGATCGGCAGCGAAGAAGTGCAATCGTTCTATCGTTTCGCGTCCGTCGGCGGCGGACCGAACGCCGCGCCGCTCGACCATGAATGGCGCCAGTTTCTCTTTCAAGTCCACGACCTGCCGACGACCGGCTTGGCCGACTTACGCATCAGGTTCGAGCTTTCCGGGCCCGGCGAAGTGCTGCTCGACGACGTCGCCGTGACCGATCTCGACTTCACGGACGCCGAACGATTGGAACTCTCGAAGGTAATCACGCTCGCGGAGTTCAAGCTGCAGAAGGGGGAGATCGGCGAGTGTGCCCGCTTGCTCGACGGCTATTGGCCGCGCTTCTTGCGAGCCTATGTTCCCACCGCGGCGACGGACGGCTCGAAGCTCGTCGGCGACGGGAGCGGCACCGGCGAGCAGACCGGTGTGCCGAGCTATCCGCAAACGAACTCCGGCGGCGAAGTGCCGCTCACGGCGCGCGCTCCGGCACCGGCTGCGCCTGCCGCGGAACCTGCGCCGGGCATTCGCGACCGGATGCGGCGGTTCGTGCCCGACTGGTTGCGCTAG
- a CDS encoding sulfatase-like hydrolase/transferase → MNIVCVCLDRLHWGYLGCYGNTWVSTPAFNRLAAEGFVLNSAFCDTPDLASAYESLWRGSHIAERSAAAAVLRPTLVELARAAGLRTLLVTDDATVGEHPAGAAFDDKAEFEPAVDCEPAGDAASTHLGRLFTETLERAASIRQPFFLWFHAQAMNGPWDAPTEMRNDYADEDDPEPPTFTSVPRRELPADVDLDERFGISQAYAGQVTLVDTCLGGLLEQLEESGLDDDTAIVVLAPRGIALGEHGAVGPFDDRLHGELIQIPWLMRLPRGRGKLQRSHALVQSCDLYWTLAELLPTPNIAAEDASARWGRSVLPLVDGTARELRDRALIVGETESGIRTSAWYLRCRNTLSAETPVEENTVEEHAAEEHTDELYTKPDDIWETNDVASRCPEIVEQLRVVAQQTLAAMQTSASPPALEEVLAEGWE, encoded by the coding sequence ATGAATATCGTTTGCGTTTGTCTCGATCGACTTCACTGGGGCTATCTCGGTTGCTACGGCAACACGTGGGTCTCGACGCCGGCGTTCAACCGTCTCGCGGCCGAAGGGTTCGTACTCAATTCCGCTTTTTGCGACACGCCCGATCTGGCCTCGGCGTATGAATCGCTATGGCGCGGTTCGCACATCGCAGAACGAAGCGCCGCCGCCGCAGTCCTCCGGCCGACGCTCGTCGAACTGGCCCGCGCGGCCGGCTTGCGCACGCTGCTGGTGACCGACGATGCGACGGTCGGCGAACATCCGGCCGGCGCGGCGTTCGACGACAAAGCGGAGTTCGAACCGGCGGTCGATTGCGAACCCGCCGGCGATGCCGCATCGACGCACCTCGGCCGGCTCTTCACCGAAACGCTCGAACGCGCGGCCTCGATACGGCAACCGTTTTTTCTCTGGTTTCATGCCCAAGCGATGAACGGACCGTGGGACGCGCCGACCGAAATGCGCAACGACTACGCCGACGAAGACGATCCCGAACCCCCGACGTTCACCTCGGTGCCGCGTCGTGAATTGCCGGCCGACGTCGATCTCGACGAACGCTTCGGGATCTCGCAAGCGTACGCCGGTCAGGTAACGCTCGTGGATACTTGCCTCGGCGGGTTGCTCGAACAACTAGAAGAGTCGGGCCTCGACGACGACACGGCGATCGTCGTCTTGGCGCCGCGCGGCATCGCGCTCGGCGAGCACGGCGCGGTCGGCCCGTTCGACGATCGCTTGCACGGCGAGCTTATTCAAATTCCGTGGCTGATGCGCTTGCCGCGCGGCCGCGGGAAACTCCAGCGTTCGCACGCGCTGGTGCAGTCGTGCGATCTCTATTGGACGCTCGCCGAGTTGCTGCCAACGCCGAACATCGCAGCCGAGGATGCGAGCGCTCGTTGGGGGCGAAGCGTTCTGCCGCTCGTCGACGGCACCGCGCGTGAGCTGCGCGACCGAGCGCTGATCGTCGGCGAAACGGAGTCGGGCATTCGGACCTCGGCCTGGTATCTGCGCTGCCGCAACACACTGTCTGCGGAAACGCCGGTTGAAGAGAACACGGTCGAAGAGCATGCGGCCGAAGAGCATACCGACGAGCTTTACACCAAGCCCGATGATATTTGGGAAACGAACGACGTGGCGTCTCGCTGCCCGGAGATCGTCGAGCAACTGCGCGTCGTCGCGCAGCAAACGCTCGCGGCGATGCAAACTTCGGCTTCGCCGCCGGCGTTGGAAGAAGTGCTAGCGGAAGGTTGGGAGTAA